The region TCCAAACAAAAGAGAAAGAATGAGGGAAATAGACAAGAAAATGTCTAGTACACCGAACAGCTTGTCTGGGCCCTGGCGAGCGCCTGTGTGAACATGGTCTGCATAGCCATGTAATGGAAGATGATACCCCCCAGCACAGCCACATGCCAAATGTTGTGGGAGCAGCCGATATAGTCGAAGAAGCCCGGGAAGAAGCGCTCAGGCGTCTTACTTGCATATAGACACGCGCCTGTGACGTAGACGAGAAGGCTCTTGGTAACAGGTGCGTAAAAGTACTGAGCCCACTCAACACCGCGTGTGTACGCGAGCTGGCCAAAGGGAAGGAAGCCTGTTAGGGCGAGAGAGCAATAAAAGACGACGCGGAGCCAGGCCATGTCGGCGCGGTTGAAGGTAGGGTGCCAGGGAAGGATGACGCCGCCGATGCCGAGGAGTGCTGTTATACACATGTATGACCAGCGGGAAACGGGTTCACAGTAGAAAGCAGCGTATTCCGTAGTCATGATGGAGGCGGCGACGAGAAGGGATATGCCAGTGTAGTCCACACAAGCAAAGCGTTCGAGAAGCGTTTGGTGCGAGATGCTGTTCATCGTGTGCCAGATGGTCGAGCAAGCCAGGCACTTGCATgcggcgaagaagaagacggcGGCTATAAATATATCGGCCTTTGTTGACATGCTAAAGTTCGTGCTGGACGGGTAGAAGTAAAATGCGATAGCGAGGACCATGATAAAACCCAGAAGGTGAGTCCAGATGTTGATGAGCTCGTTGTGTAGGCCGAAGATGGAGCGTACACACGCCCACTTTCCTTCTTTGAAACGGTAGCCTTTGAGGATGTGTGGGTTGACTCGCCATGGCTCCGGTAGGTCTTCGTAGTGAATCAAGCCATGCGCCTTGGCTCGTGCCAGTGCTCGTTGTACAGCATGCTCGACTCTAATCTCAATGGTCTCTCGCGCGCGTCGTGCCTTGTCTAGACCGCCGTCTACTACACCCTTTGCAATCTCTATGCCCtcgtccatcttcctcaaCCCTCCTTCGTAGACTTCTTGCGCATAAGACCCAATTGATCCGTCTCTTAAAGCGAATGCGCGGGTCTCAAACTCGGTCAGGTAGGAGTCCATAAGCACTATTCCTTCAAGGACCTTCTCTCCCAGTGTCTCTTTCTTCTCCATGGCGTCTGTGTACCGTCCCTCCAATGTCTCGACGAAAACAGATGCTTGCCGCCGTCCGGCTTCGATTGCGCCATCAGATATCTTGGAGCATGATTCACGGACAGCAAGGAGCGTGTTGTATGCGTATTCGACGCCTGCGTCGTACTTGAGGTGGCCGTAGTCTTCGAGTAGATCAAGTCGGCAATTGAGTTCAGCCAAGAAGTTCCGGAGCTGTAATACAGAGTTAGTGCTTTTTCCCATGGACATGTACGCGCTGTTGCATACCAAGACTTGAAAGTTTTCAGCCTCCTGCATGCAGGGGCGTGTGTGCCATGAGTGGCGTCGTTGACGTTGTGCAGGATGTTGCGAGGCGAAGGTGCCGTAGCCGCGGTACGTGGGCTGAATGGGTTCTTCCTGAGAAGCCATGACTGCAGTACTGACGGCAACGCTCGACTTGGAACGCGGCATGAGGGGCATCGGTATATATGTTTGGCGCAGGGCTGCGCGGGGCTGTTCGAGGCGTGGCGATCTTTCTGGTCAGGACTAGTCGACAACGGACGCAAACTACGAGGGGGTTGTAACGCGCGAAGGTGTCAGGCGATTGGCAGGTTTGCGCATGTGCACAGTGAGGGTGTCTGGCTGGATGACCTCTCTTCTTGAGGCGTGTTGGGAAGTTGATTTGTGAGAATGTGGGTCTTTTCCTCCGCCTATCGGGGCAAACCAAACACAGGCGTGGTTTCCGAAAACGTCGTGGATTGGACAGTGCGGTACTGATGCGGCGGATATCTACTGTACAATCGAGAGTAGGGAGTTTAGTATTGCGGGAGCGAGGAGCGATACAAGTAATCACGGGGCTAGGGGCGGTAGGGCATGGGGCGTGGGCGTGACTTGGGCGTGAAGTCTGCACAATGATTGTTGGCGCCGTCATGGGGCTGTTGCGGCAAATTCACGGCTCCGGTCCCTTACAGGTGTAGGACCCCAGACCCTTATTTTTGCGGCTCTTTATAGCTGTAGGTAAGGCTGAGACTGGCTTCCTCGCCGAACGGTGGGAGTTCGGGATTATAAGTACCTCGCCGTTCCTGGAGCCACAAACACACAGCCCCGTCTTTGTCGCAACACGTAGACATGTTCCAGATGAAAACTCGTCCATGTCT is a window of Pyrenophora tritici-repentis strain M4 chromosome 2, whole genome shotgun sequence DNA encoding:
- a CDS encoding membrane protein, hemolysin III protein, translating into MPRSKSSVAVSTAVMASQEEPIQPTYRGYGTFASQHPAQRQRRHSWHTRPCMQEAENFQVLLRNFLAELNCRLDLLEDYGHLKYDAGVEYAYNTLLAVRESCSKISDGAIEAGRRQASVFVETLEGRYTDAMEKKETLGEKVLEGIVLMDSYLTEFETRAFALRDGSIGSYAQEVYEGGLRKMDEGIEIAKGVVDGGLDKARRARETIEIRVEHAVQRALARAKAHGLIHYEDLPEPWRVNPHILKGYRFKEGKWACVRSIFGLHNELINIWTHLLGFIMVLAIAFYFYPSSTNFSMSTKADIFIAAVFFFAACKCLACSTIWHTMNSISHQTLLERFACVDYTGISLLVAASIMTTEYAAFYCEPVSRWSYMCITALLGIGGVILPWHPTFNRADMAWLRVVFYCSLALTGFLPFGQLAYTRGVEWAQYFYAPVTKSLLVYVTGACLYASKTPERFFPGFFDYIGCSHNIWHVAVLGGIIFHYMAMQTMFTQALARAQTSCSVY